The following coding sequences are from one Diprion similis isolate iyDipSimi1 chromosome 9, iyDipSimi1.1, whole genome shotgun sequence window:
- the LOC124410380 gene encoding uncharacterized protein LOC124410380 gives MGDGVWYDPNFIRFGNNMEICCSPQDNDITLVDYRLNMASTVPGDVLKKHIFLTNNSDMEMSYRWEKHSTICSTSDSKNSWSHLPMENLTIQPIMGSLNANSITFFKVVVQMNDMEPGEYCTTLR, from the exons ATGGGAGATGGAGTCTGGTACGACCCAAACTTTATTCGCTTTGGGAAC AATATGGAAATATGTTGCTCCCCTCAAGACAACGATATAACTTTGGTTGATTACCGTCTAAATATGGCTAGCACAGTTCCAGGCGATGTtctaaaaaaacatattttcctTACAAATAATAG CGACATGGAAATGTCCTATCGATGGGAAAAGCATTCGACAATATGTTCTACGTCGGATTCAAAAAACAGCTGGTCACATTTACCAATGGAAAACCTGACCATTCAGCCAATTATGGGTTCTCTGAATGCAAATTcgataacatttttcaaagttgttgTACAGATGAATGATATGGAGCCTGGTGAATATTGTACTACTCTACGGTAA